CTGGCCACCATGTCCtatgatcgctatgtggccatctgcaaacccctGCATTATACCACCATCATGAGCAGCAGAGTCTGCAGGAACTTCATCCTCTTCTGTTGGGTAGCAGCACTCATCATCATTCTCCCACCAATTAGTCTAGGTTTGGGCCTGGAATTCTGTGATTCAAACATCATTGATCATTTTTGCTGTGACGCATCTCCTATCCTGAAGATCTCTTGCTCAGACACATGGTTGATAGAACAGATGGTTATAGTCTGTGCTGTGTTGACCTTCATCGTTACCCTCACGTGTGTAGTTCTTTCCTACATTTACATCATTGGGACCATTCTACGGTTTCcctctgcccagcaaaggaaaaaggccTTTTCCACTTGCTCCTCCCACATGATCGTTGTTTCCATTACGTATGGTAGCTGCATCTTCATTTATGTCAAACCTTCAGCCAAGGATGAAGTAGCTATTAATAAGGGGATCTCACTCCTTATTGCTTCTATCTCACCAATGTTGATTCCCTTTATTTACACACTGAGAAACAAGCAAGTGAAGCAAGCTCTTCatgactcaattaaaaaaattgcatTCCTCTCAAAGATGTAAAGGAGAAATGAGTCAATGCATCCAACTGAAAGGAAGGATGAAGAGGCCCAAAACCTGAAGCTTCTAATACTATTTGtctttatatcatttattctCACTTTCTTCTTAAACAGCtgactgtgggggcgcctgggtggtgcagtcattaggtgtctgccttcggctcagggcgtgatcccggaatcccgggatcgagccccacatcgggctcctccactgggagcctgcttcttcctctcccactcccctgcttgtgttccctctctcgctggctgtctctctctgtcaaataaataaataaaatctaaaaaaataaagaataaaaaaaataaaaataaac
This Ursus arctos isolate Adak ecotype North America unplaced genomic scaffold, UrsArc2.0 scaffold_21, whole genome shotgun sequence DNA region includes the following protein-coding sequences:
- the LOC125282634 gene encoding olfactory receptor 6C2-like; this encodes MRNQTSLTTFILLGLTEDPQLKILLFIFLFLSYMLSVSGNLTIITLTLIDPHLKTPMYLFLQNFSFLEISFTTACVPRFLNSISSGDKSITYTSCASQLLFTDLFGVTEFFLLATMSYDRYVAICKPLHYTTIMSSRVCRNFILFCWVAALIIILPPISLGLGLEFCDSNIIDHFCCDASPILKISCSDTWLIEQMVIVCAVLTFIVTLTCVVLSYIYIIGTILRFPSAQQRKKAFSTCSSHMIVVSITYGSCIFIYVKPSAKDEVAINKGISLLIASISPMLIPFIYTLRNKQVKQALHDSIKKIAFLSKM